A region of Effusibacillus pohliae DSM 22757 DNA encodes the following proteins:
- a CDS encoding YhcN/YlaJ family sporulation lipoprotein, translated as MNLKKWTSVLLALCAFLSLAGCRPSAQAPKYGPTPDGMSKPGQERTPPGEEHPSAKEAQDKPANPDQQKNIRSPQQEKRSEAYGNASQQADHIAQVLTGIPGVERAYVLLTGRLALIGIDLKSDISGSKIDTVKYSVKEAAERTGPGYKAVVTADVDTVTRIRKMAAGVRAGRPVSSFADELADILSRLLPET; from the coding sequence ATGAATTTGAAGAAATGGACATCGGTGCTGCTGGCGCTGTGCGCCTTTCTTTCGCTGGCCGGCTGCCGCCCGTCCGCCCAGGCGCCAAAATACGGGCCGACCCCCGACGGCATGAGCAAACCGGGCCAGGAGCGGACCCCGCCAGGCGAAGAGCATCCGTCAGCAAAGGAAGCGCAAGACAAACCGGCCAACCCCGACCAGCAAAAAAACATCCGCTCCCCGCAACAGGAAAAACGTTCGGAAGCATACGGCAACGCTTCGCAACAGGCGGATCATATCGCACAGGTATTGACAGGCATTCCCGGCGTGGAACGGGCTTATGTGCTGTTGACCGGCCGCCTCGCCCTGATCGGGATCGATTTGAAGTCGGATATCAGCGGTTCCAAGATCGACACGGTGAAATATTCGGTCAAAGAAGCTGCCGAACGAACGGGGCCGGGGTACAAGGCGGTTGTCACAGCGGACGTCGACACGGTGACGCGGATTCGCAAAATGGCCGCAGGCGTCCGCGCCGGCCGGCCCGTCTCGTCGTTTGCCGATGAACTCGCCGATATATTAAGCCGGCTGCTGCCGGAAACATAA
- a CDS encoding CoA-binding protein, which produces MHKNPDDQKLAELLRQSKTIAVVGLSDDPAKASNQVAQYLQSQGYEIVPVNPNATTVLGRKAHASLLDVEEPVDIVDVFRRSEQIPEVVDQVLQMRQKPKAVWIQLGIVNNEQCKRIEEAGIMAIQDSCIKVEHNRLLEQ; this is translated from the coding sequence ATGCACAAAAATCCGGATGATCAAAAATTGGCCGAACTGCTGCGGCAATCGAAAACGATCGCGGTGGTCGGGCTGTCGGACGATCCGGCGAAAGCGAGCAACCAGGTGGCGCAATACCTGCAATCGCAAGGGTATGAAATCGTGCCTGTGAATCCGAACGCGACGACCGTGCTCGGCCGGAAAGCGCACGCCAGCCTGCTGGATGTGGAAGAACCGGTTGACATCGTCGATGTATTCCGCAGAAGCGAGCAAATCCCGGAAGTGGTCGACCAGGTGCTGCAAATGCGACAGAAGCCGAAGGCGGTGTGGATCCAACTGGGCATCGTCAACAACGAGCAGTGCAAGCGGATCGAAGAAGCCGGCATCATGGCGATTCAGGATTCCTGCATCAAGGTGGAACACAACCGGTTGCTGGAACAATGA
- the thiE gene encoding thiamine phosphate synthase, whose translation MDSRLYVITGSAFLKGRRLEDVIRQAIGGGADCIQLREKEATSRELLEMAVLLRRITRETDIRFIVNDRVDIALAADADGVHLGQDDLPIAVARKLLGPEKIIGISTHSVQEAIAAEQAGADYIGLGPIHPTQTKLDAEPVIGVEGVREVRRHVSIPIVAIGGIKQPDVAEIIRAGANGVAVISAIIGANDVYAAAAAMRAEVDRIREEGKPHGTDD comes from the coding sequence ATGGACAGCAGATTGTACGTGATCACCGGCTCCGCCTTTTTAAAGGGCAGGCGCCTGGAAGATGTGATTCGCCAGGCGATTGGCGGCGGAGCAGACTGTATCCAATTGCGGGAAAAAGAGGCCACGTCCCGCGAATTGCTGGAGATGGCTGTGCTGTTGCGGCGGATCACCCGCGAGACAGACATCCGGTTCATCGTCAACGACCGGGTTGATATCGCGTTAGCAGCCGATGCGGATGGCGTGCATTTGGGGCAGGACGATCTGCCGATTGCGGTGGCGAGAAAGCTGCTCGGACCGGAAAAAATCATCGGCATCTCGACGCACAGCGTGCAGGAAGCGATCGCTGCCGAACAGGCGGGCGCCGATTACATAGGACTTGGCCCGATTCACCCAACGCAAACCAAACTGGATGCGGAACCTGTGATCGGCGTGGAAGGGGTGCGGGAAGTGCGGCGTCATGTGTCGATTCCGATTGTCGCGATCGGCGGCATCAAACAGCCGGACGTGGCAGAAATCATCCGCGCAGGCGCCAACGGGGTAGCGGTGATCAGCGCGATCATCGGAGCGAATGACGTGTATGCCGCAGCCGCGGCCATGCGTGCCGAGGTGGATCGGATCAGAGAGGAAGGGAAACCGCATGGAACTGACGATTAA